A DNA window from Stenotrophomonas sp. 57 contains the following coding sequences:
- a CDS encoding dodecin family protein, which yields MTVAKVIEITASSPKSVEDAVRSGLKKVSETVKGIQGAWVNETKVVTNGSGEITEWRVNLRVTFLVE from the coding sequence ATGACGGTCGCCAAGGTCATCGAAATCACCGCCTCCTCGCCGAAAAGCGTAGAGGACGCGGTACGCAGCGGGTTGAAGAAGGTCTCCGAGACGGTCAAGGGCATCCAGGGTGCCTGGGTGAACGAGACCAAGGTGGTCACCAACGGCAGCGGCGAGATCACCGAATGGCGGGTCAACCTGCGGGTGACCTTCCTGGTGGAGTAG
- the mdtD gene encoding multidrug transporter subunit MdtD produces the protein MSEPSPAGAPAPDTAASAAEYARFRPLLWLVSLAIFMQMLDSTIVNTALPAMAKSLGESPLQMQSVVFSYALAVATFIPASGWIADRYGTRRTFLVAIILFTLGSLACALAQHLHQLVGARVLQGIGGAMLLPVGRLAVMRSVPREDFLRAMSFIAIPALVGPLIGPTLGGWLVEIASWHWVFLINLPIGVIGFIAAMKIMPDHYASHRTRFDLRGYIMLAFAMVVLSLALDGISGLGTPHALIMLMTVAGLAALVGYWLHAANSTAPLFSLALFRVPSYRIGILGNLFSRIGSSAMPMLIPLLLQVGLGLGPMNAGLMMVPVAAAGMVSKQLAVKLVERFGYRRVLMVNTVLVGLAMASFILMTPGQHLAWRLLQLAFFGAVNSLQFTVMNTVTLRDLDREFASSGNSLLSMVMMLAAGFGAAAAGSLLAAFGNHLDSTDATAALHATFLCVGAITLTSTMIFWQLPDTKPEPRQVEHVAE, from the coding sequence ATGTCCGAACCGTCGCCCGCAGGCGCGCCCGCACCCGACACCGCCGCATCCGCCGCCGAATACGCCCGTTTCCGCCCGCTTCTCTGGCTGGTTTCGCTGGCGATCTTCATGCAGATGCTCGATTCGACCATCGTCAACACCGCGCTGCCGGCGATGGCCAAGAGCCTGGGCGAAAGCCCGTTGCAGATGCAGTCGGTGGTGTTCAGCTACGCGCTGGCGGTCGCCACCTTCATCCCCGCCTCCGGCTGGATCGCCGACCGCTACGGCACCCGCCGCACCTTCCTGGTAGCGATCATCCTGTTCACCCTCGGCTCGCTGGCCTGCGCGCTGGCCCAGCACCTGCACCAGCTGGTCGGCGCGCGCGTGCTGCAGGGCATCGGTGGCGCGATGCTGCTGCCGGTCGGCCGCTTGGCGGTGATGCGCTCGGTGCCGCGCGAGGATTTCCTGCGCGCGATGAGCTTCATCGCCATCCCCGCCCTGGTCGGCCCGTTGATCGGCCCCACCCTCGGCGGCTGGCTGGTGGAAATCGCCTCGTGGCACTGGGTGTTCCTGATCAACCTGCCGATCGGCGTGATCGGTTTCATCGCTGCGATGAAGATCATGCCGGACCACTACGCCAGCCATCGCACCCGCTTCGACCTGCGCGGCTACATCATGCTGGCCTTCGCGATGGTGGTGCTGTCGCTGGCACTGGATGGCATCTCCGGACTGGGCACGCCGCACGCACTGATCATGCTGATGACCGTGGCCGGCCTGGCCGCGCTGGTCGGGTACTGGCTGCATGCGGCCAATTCGACCGCACCGTTGTTCTCGCTGGCGCTGTTCCGCGTGCCCAGCTACCGCATCGGCATCCTCGGCAACCTGTTCTCGCGCATCGGCAGCAGCGCCATGCCGATGCTGATCCCGCTGCTGCTGCAGGTCGGCCTGGGCCTGGGCCCGATGAACGCCGGCCTGATGATGGTGCCGGTGGCCGCCGCTGGCATGGTCTCCAAGCAGCTGGCGGTGAAGCTGGTCGAACGCTTCGGCTACCGCCGCGTGCTGATGGTCAACACCGTGCTGGTGGGCCTTGCGATGGCCAGCTTCATCCTGATGACACCGGGCCAGCACCTGGCCTGGCGCCTGCTGCAGCTGGCGTTCTTCGGCGCGGTCAATTCGCTGCAGTTCACCGTCATGAACACCGTGACCCTGCGTGATCTGGACCGCGAGTTCGCCAGCTCCGGCAACAGCCTGCTGTCGATGGTGATGATGCTCGCGGCCGGCTTCGGTGCTGCTGCCGCCGGCAGCCTGCTGGCCGCATTCGGAAATCATCTGGACAGCACCGATGCCACAGCGGCGTTGCATGCCACCTTCCTGTGTGTGGGCGCGATCACGCTGACCTCGACGATGATCTTCTGGCAGCTGCCCGATACCAAGCCTGAGCCACGGCAGGTCGAGCACGTCGCGGAGTGA
- a CDS encoding kinase has product MAAAAYMPQVKGFPETLADQALDDALGSGAAVPVLAISGLQGSGKSTLAAQVVARARARGLNAATLSIDDVYLTRAQRQRLARQVHPLLITRGPPGTHDLSLAHSVLDAVAARHPFALPRFDKLADERLPEAQWPRIEQPLDLLVFEGWFLGTPAQNDDALDSPLNALEREADADGRWRRWCNQALARDYPALWQRCDRLWFLQPPDFSVVPRWRWQQEQNLQAAQPGRHGMSRPQLERFVQYYERVSRQALRALPALADHVVMLDGQRQVQAVR; this is encoded by the coding sequence ATGGCCGCTGCTGCGTATATGCCCCAGGTGAAAGGATTCCCGGAAACATTGGCCGACCAGGCGCTGGACGATGCGCTGGGCAGCGGCGCAGCGGTTCCAGTATTGGCGATCAGCGGCCTGCAGGGGAGCGGCAAATCGACGCTGGCCGCGCAGGTGGTGGCACGTGCACGGGCGCGCGGCCTGAACGCGGCGACGCTGTCCATCGATGACGTCTACCTGACCCGCGCACAGCGCCAGCGGCTGGCCCGACAGGTGCACCCGCTGCTGATCACCCGCGGCCCACCCGGCACCCATGACCTGTCGCTGGCCCACAGCGTGCTGGACGCGGTAGCCGCGCGCCACCCCTTCGCATTGCCCCGTTTCGACAAGCTGGCCGACGAACGACTGCCCGAAGCGCAATGGCCACGTATCGAGCAGCCCCTCGACCTGCTGGTGTTCGAAGGCTGGTTCCTGGGCACGCCCGCTCAGAACGACGACGCACTGGACAGCCCACTGAACGCGCTGGAACGCGAAGCCGACGCCGACGGCCGCTGGCGTCGCTGGTGCAACCAGGCGCTGGCCCGTGACTACCCCGCGCTCTGGCAGCGCTGCGACCGCCTGTGGTTCCTGCAGCCGCCGGATTTTTCAGTGGTGCCGCGCTGGCGCTGGCAGCAGGAGCAGAACCTGCAGGCCGCGCAGCCGGGCCGGCACGGCATGAGCCGGCCACAGCTGGAGCGGTTCGTGCAGTACTACGAGCGGGTCAGCCGCCAGGCGCTGCGTGCCCTGCCCGCCCTCGCCGACCACGTGGTGATGCTGGACGGACAGCGACAGGTGCAGGCAGTGCGTTGA
- the prpR gene encoding propionate catabolism operon regulatory protein PrpR: MYLPRSPLRHADADPGRPVIWTVSVSRLTGLLGDVIPEFDRRARIEQINLGFEEAVDVIGQRLRREHCDVVIAGGSNAAWLRGRLELPLVPIQANGFDLMEALARARRIASRIGLVTHASDVPVFSNFQQSFGLDIEHRRFVTREDARDCIADLRANGIEVIVGTGMAIDHAEQAGLPGVLLYSADSVRQAFEHALELTQALARSGGSRLAPRRRATPRNDAHDLLGDSDAMAQVRAQIALYAPHDSTVLVTGETGTGKELVARQLHAASGRRGRFVALNCGAISESLLEAELFGYSDGAFTGARRGGRVGLVEAADGGTLFLDEIGELPLPLQTRLLRVLEEREVLRVGATEPTPVDLRVVAATLQSLEQRAAAGSFRRDLYYRLAALRIALPSLRARRGDIPVLAQHFFRQLRGIDAPLDDAAMAVLTAAEWPGNVRELRNLVDRLRIHWQPAEGPIDAARLLQLAPELTSEGATALPLESNGKRPPRVQLETLLQEHRNDREGMAQALGVSRTTLWRWLRAEGL; the protein is encoded by the coding sequence ATGTACCTGCCCCGCTCGCCCCTGCGCCATGCCGATGCCGACCCCGGACGCCCGGTCATCTGGACCGTCAGCGTCTCGCGCCTGACCGGCCTGCTCGGCGATGTCATCCCCGAATTCGACCGCCGCGCACGCATCGAGCAGATCAACCTGGGTTTCGAGGAAGCGGTGGATGTGATCGGCCAGCGCCTACGCCGCGAGCACTGCGACGTGGTCATCGCCGGCGGCTCCAATGCCGCCTGGCTGCGCGGGCGGCTGGAACTGCCGCTGGTGCCGATCCAGGCCAACGGCTTCGACCTGATGGAAGCGCTGGCCCGGGCACGACGGATCGCCAGCCGCATCGGCCTGGTCACCCACGCCAGCGACGTACCGGTGTTCAGCAACTTCCAGCAGAGTTTCGGCCTGGACATCGAGCATCGCCGTTTCGTCACCCGCGAGGATGCGCGCGACTGCATCGCTGACCTGCGCGCCAATGGCATCGAAGTGATCGTGGGCACCGGCATGGCCATCGACCACGCCGAACAGGCCGGCCTGCCCGGCGTGCTGCTGTACTCGGCCGACTCGGTGCGGCAGGCGTTCGAACATGCGCTGGAACTGACGCAGGCGCTGGCCCGCTCCGGCGGCAGCCGACTGGCGCCGCGTCGCCGCGCCACACCGCGCAACGATGCTCACGATCTGCTCGGCGACAGCGACGCGATGGCGCAGGTGCGCGCGCAGATCGCGCTGTACGCGCCGCATGACAGCACCGTACTGGTCACCGGCGAAACCGGCACTGGCAAGGAACTGGTCGCGCGCCAGCTGCATGCCGCAAGTGGTCGTCGTGGGCGCTTCGTCGCGCTGAACTGCGGCGCGATCAGCGAATCGCTGCTGGAAGCCGAGCTGTTCGGCTACAGCGATGGCGCCTTCACCGGTGCCCGCCGTGGCGGACGCGTCGGCCTGGTTGAAGCCGCCGACGGCGGCACCCTGTTCCTGGATGAGATCGGCGAACTACCGCTGCCCCTGCAGACCCGCCTGCTGCGGGTGCTGGAGGAGCGCGAAGTCCTGCGCGTGGGTGCCACCGAACCGACGCCGGTGGACCTGCGCGTGGTTGCCGCGACACTGCAATCGCTGGAACAGCGCGCAGCGGCTGGCAGCTTCCGCCGCGATCTGTATTACCGCCTGGCCGCGCTGCGCATCGCCCTGCCCTCGCTGCGTGCGCGGCGTGGCGACATTCCAGTGCTGGCACAGCACTTCTTCCGCCAACTGCGCGGTATCGACGCGCCACTGGATGACGCTGCGATGGCAGTGTTGACCGCCGCCGAGTGGCCCGGCAACGTGCGCGAACTGCGCAATCTGGTGGATCGCCTGCGCATTCACTGGCAGCCGGCTGAAGGGCCTATTGATGCCGCGCGACTGCTGCAGCTTGCGCCCGAGCTGACAAGCGAAGGCGCGACAGCACTGCCACTGGAAAGCAACGGCAAGCGCCCGCCACGTGTGCAGCTGGAAACATTGCTGCAGGAACACCGCAATGACCGCGAGGGCATGGCGCAGGCACTGGGCGTATCACGCACCACGCTGTGGCGCTGGCTGCGCGCGGAGGGGTTGTAG
- the aroB gene encoding 3-dehydroquinate synthase, which translates to MTSPALLQVAVGGDRPYTITIGAGAQADGAALAAHVRGRHVLLLSDSEVATRYLDAVKQTLLAARPDLIIGEHVLAAGEASKTLAEFGRAIEALAALGATRDACVFALGGGVVGDLAGFAAACWMRGVDCVQLPTTLLAMVDSSVGGKTAVDIPAGKNLVGAFHPPRAVIADTRVLATLPPRELRAGLAEVVKYGALGDAVFFEWLQQHADALVAGEDHVLSEAIARSCRHKAAIVERDPFEKGERALLNLGHTFGHAIETEQGYSAPGRDALNHGEAVAVGMVLAAKLSTHLGLAEDADRLRLQALLERLGLPVAIPAGLDPQALLGRMRLDKKNVAGRLRLVLWRGMGRAEVVPDVDEAAVLKVLGAG; encoded by the coding sequence ATGACTTCCCCCGCCCTGCTGCAGGTCGCCGTTGGCGGCGACCGCCCCTACACCATCACCATCGGCGCCGGTGCGCAGGCCGATGGCGCCGCGCTGGCCGCGCACGTTCGTGGCCGCCATGTGCTGCTGCTCAGCGACAGCGAAGTAGCCACGCGCTATCTGGATGCCGTGAAGCAGACCCTGCTGGCCGCGCGCCCCGACCTGATCATCGGCGAGCACGTGCTGGCCGCCGGTGAGGCCTCCAAGACGCTGGCCGAATTCGGCCGCGCGATCGAAGCGCTTGCGGCGCTCGGCGCCACCCGCGACGCCTGCGTGTTCGCCCTTGGCGGCGGCGTGGTTGGCGATCTGGCCGGTTTCGCTGCCGCCTGCTGGATGCGCGGCGTGGACTGCGTGCAGCTGCCGACCACCCTGCTGGCGATGGTCGATTCGTCGGTGGGCGGCAAGACCGCCGTCGACATCCCGGCCGGCAAGAACCTGGTCGGCGCCTTCCATCCGCCGCGTGCGGTCATTGCCGATACCCGCGTGCTGGCCACCCTGCCGCCGCGCGAACTGCGTGCAGGCCTGGCCGAAGTGGTGAAGTACGGTGCGCTGGGCGACGCGGTGTTCTTCGAATGGCTGCAGCAGCATGCCGATGCGCTGGTCGCCGGTGAAGACCACGTGCTTTCCGAAGCCATCGCGCGCAGCTGCCGGCACAAGGCCGCGATTGTCGAACGCGACCCCTTCGAGAAGGGCGAGCGTGCCCTGCTCAACCTGGGCCACACCTTCGGCCATGCCATCGAAACCGAACAGGGCTATTCGGCCCCGGGCCGCGATGCACTGAACCATGGTGAAGCCGTGGCGGTGGGCATGGTGCTGGCGGCGAAGCTGTCCACCCACCTGGGCCTGGCCGAGGATGCCGACCGCCTGCGCCTGCAGGCGCTGCTGGAACGCCTCGGCCTGCCGGTGGCGATCCCGGCCGGACTGGACCCGCAGGCCCTGCTCGGCCGCATGCGGCTGGACAAGAAGAACGTGGCCGGCCGCCTGCGCCTGGTGCTGTGGCGGGGCATGGGCCGCGCCGAAGTGGTGCCGGACGTGGATGAGGCGGCGGTGCTGAAGGTGCTGGGCGCGGGCTGA
- a CDS encoding WGR domain-containing protein — MHVYLQHPDAGAQAPRFLRLSLQPDLFGGWELLRESGRVGSRSQLRRELFLQADEARHAFEKARDAELHRGFQILSHGD, encoded by the coding sequence ATGCACGTCTACCTGCAACATCCCGACGCCGGTGCGCAGGCACCGCGCTTCCTGCGCCTGAGCCTGCAGCCGGACCTGTTCGGCGGCTGGGAGCTGCTGCGCGAGAGCGGCCGTGTCGGCAGCCGCTCGCAGCTGCGGCGCGAGCTGTTCCTGCAGGCCGACGAAGCCCGCCATGCCTTCGAGAAAGCCCGCGATGCCGAACTGCATCGCGGCTTCCAGATCCTTTCGCACGGCGACTGA
- a CDS encoding shikimate kinase has protein sequence MNPAPNLILIGPMGAGKTCIGRRLAERFTLDFVDVDQAIVDAAGASIPTIFEHSGEAGFRSHERQALAQVLAGRGQLVSTGGGAVLDADNRALIAQRGFVVYLRVSVAAQLERLARDKGRPLLQRPDREQVLHDLAAHRDPLYRELADLTLDTDPYTAADATAQLVVKLATQWQRQDLTA, from the coding sequence ATGAATCCCGCTCCGAACCTGATCCTGATCGGCCCGATGGGCGCCGGCAAAACCTGCATCGGCCGCCGCCTGGCCGAGCGCTTCACGCTGGACTTCGTCGATGTCGACCAGGCCATCGTCGATGCCGCCGGCGCGAGCATTCCGACCATCTTCGAGCACTCCGGCGAAGCCGGCTTCCGCAGCCATGAACGCCAAGCCCTGGCCCAGGTGCTGGCCGGTCGCGGCCAACTGGTTTCCACCGGTGGCGGCGCGGTGCTGGATGCGGACAACCGGGCGTTGATCGCCCAGCGAGGCTTCGTGGTCTACCTGCGTGTCAGCGTAGCCGCGCAGCTGGAGCGCCTGGCCCGCGACAAGGGCCGGCCGCTGCTGCAACGCCCGGACCGCGAGCAGGTGCTGCACGACCTGGCCGCACACCGCGACCCGCTATACCGCGAACTGGCCGACCTCACCCTCGATACCGACCCGTACACGGCTGCCGATGCGACTGCCCAGCTGGTGGTCAAGCTGGCCACGCAATGGCAGCGCCAGGACCTGACTGCATGA
- the hemE gene encoding uroporphyrinogen decarboxylase has product MPIVTSPLRNDRLLRALRREPVDCTPVWLMRQAGRYLPEYRATRAKAGSFLAMAKNPEIACEVTLQPLRRFPLDAAILFSDILTIPDAMGLELYFVEGEGPKFRHPVRDEAAIARLAVPDMEQDLGYVMDAVRLIRRELDGQVPLIGFSGSPWTLACYMVEGGGSKDFARIKAMALNHPQALHRLLEVTTDAVIAYLGAQRAAGAQALQVFDTWGGVLSPAMYREFSLRYLQRIAEGLERGEGSERTPLILFGKGTGLHLEALSQTGADALGLDWTLDLDEAMRRTGGRVALQGNLDPTTLYASPDAIAAAAARVLDTYAAGNGGSREGHVFNLGHGMSPDMDPAHVQVLVDAVHAHSQR; this is encoded by the coding sequence ATGCCCATCGTGACCAGCCCTCTCCGCAACGATCGCCTGCTGCGCGCCCTGCGCCGCGAACCGGTGGACTGCACCCCCGTCTGGCTGATGCGCCAGGCCGGCCGCTACCTGCCGGAGTACCGCGCGACCCGGGCCAAGGCCGGCAGCTTCCTGGCCATGGCCAAGAACCCGGAGATCGCCTGTGAAGTCACCCTGCAGCCGCTGCGCCGCTTCCCGCTGGACGCCGCGATCCTGTTCTCGGACATCCTCACCATTCCCGATGCGATGGGCCTGGAGCTGTACTTCGTTGAGGGCGAAGGCCCGAAGTTCCGCCACCCGGTGCGCGATGAAGCCGCCATCGCCAGGCTGGCGGTGCCGGACATGGAACAGGACCTGGGCTATGTGATGGACGCCGTGCGCCTGATCCGCCGCGAGCTGGACGGCCAGGTACCGTTGATCGGTTTCTCCGGCAGCCCGTGGACGCTGGCCTGCTACATGGTGGAAGGCGGCGGCAGCAAGGATTTCGCGCGCATCAAGGCGATGGCGCTGAACCACCCGCAGGCCCTGCACCGCCTGCTGGAGGTCACCACCGACGCGGTCATCGCCTACCTCGGCGCGCAACGCGCAGCTGGCGCGCAGGCCCTGCAGGTGTTCGACACCTGGGGCGGCGTGCTGTCGCCGGCGATGTACCGCGAGTTCTCGTTGCGCTACCTGCAGCGCATCGCCGAAGGCCTGGAACGCGGCGAAGGCAGCGAGCGCACGCCGCTGATCCTGTTCGGCAAGGGTACCGGCCTGCACCTGGAAGCGCTGTCGCAGACCGGCGCCGATGCGCTGGGCCTGGACTGGACACTGGACCTGGACGAGGCCATGCGCCGCACCGGTGGTCGCGTCGCCCTGCAGGGCAACCTCGACCCGACCACGCTGTACGCATCGCCGGATGCGATCGCCGCCGCTGCCGCGCGCGTGCTCGATACCTATGCCGCGGGCAATGGTGGTTCGCGCGAGGGCCATGTATTCAACCTCGGCCACGGCATGTCGCCGGACATGGACCCGGCGCACGTGCAGGTGCTGGTCGACGCAGTGCACGCGCACAGCCAGCGCTGA
- the prpB gene encoding methylisocitrate lyase, with translation MTASTPSSAGARFREALAAESPLQVIGAINANHALLAKRAGFRAIYLSGGGVAAGSLGLPDLGINTLEDVLVDVRRITDVCDLPLMVDIDTGFGPSAFNIARTVKSLIKAGAAACHIEDQVGAKRCGHRPGKEIVSQGEMVDRVKAAADAKTDPDFFLIARTDAIQVDGVDKAIERAIACVEAGADGIFAEAAYDLETYRRFVDAVKVPVLANITEFGATPLFSRDELASAGVAIQLFPLSAFRAANKAAENVYQAVRRDGHQRNVVETMQTREELYDRIGYHAFEQQLDALFAAKK, from the coding sequence ATGACCGCTTCCACTCCTTCTTCCGCCGGTGCCCGCTTCCGTGAGGCACTGGCTGCCGAATCGCCGCTGCAGGTGATCGGCGCGATCAACGCCAACCACGCCCTGCTGGCCAAGCGCGCCGGCTTCCGCGCCATCTATCTGTCCGGCGGCGGTGTTGCCGCCGGCTCGCTGGGCCTGCCGGACCTGGGCATCAACACGCTGGAAGACGTGCTGGTGGACGTGCGCCGCATCACCGATGTCTGCGACCTGCCACTGATGGTCGACATCGACACCGGCTTCGGCCCGAGCGCCTTCAACATCGCGCGCACCGTGAAGTCGCTGATCAAGGCTGGCGCAGCGGCCTGCCATATCGAAGACCAAGTCGGCGCCAAGCGCTGCGGCCATCGCCCGGGCAAGGAAATCGTCTCGCAGGGCGAAATGGTCGACCGCGTGAAGGCCGCCGCCGATGCCAAGACCGATCCGGACTTCTTCCTGATCGCGCGTACCGACGCCATCCAGGTGGACGGTGTGGACAAGGCCATCGAGCGCGCCATCGCCTGCGTCGAGGCCGGTGCCGATGGCATCTTTGCCGAGGCCGCCTACGACCTGGAGACCTACCGCCGCTTCGTCGACGCGGTGAAGGTGCCGGTGCTGGCCAACATCACCGAGTTCGGCGCCACCCCGCTGTTCAGCCGCGATGAACTGGCTTCGGCCGGTGTTGCGATCCAGCTGTTCCCGCTGTCGGCCTTCCGCGCCGCCAACAAGGCGGCCGAGAACGTCTACCAGGCGGTGCGCCGCGATGGCCACCAGCGCAACGTGGTGGAGACCATGCAGACCCGCGAAGAACTCTACGACCGCATCGGCTACCACGCGTTCGAGCAGCAGCTCGATGCACTGTTCGCCGCCAAGAAATAA
- the pdxH gene encoding pyridoxamine 5'-phosphate oxidase, whose amino-acid sequence MSDLYAEALSTFAALFDEAKQSREVEPNAMTVATADTHGRPSARTVLLKAFDERGFVFYTHLDSHKGRELQANPQAALLFLWRSLREAGIQVRIEGRVEQVADAEADAYFASRPRMSQIGAWASQQSKTLATREEFDARVAEVEARFQDKDVPRPQGWSGLRVVPDRIEFWYGAQFRLHERWCYEAGAEGHWSKRLLYP is encoded by the coding sequence ATGAGCGACCTGTACGCCGAAGCCCTGTCCACCTTTGCCGCCCTGTTCGACGAGGCCAAACAGAGCCGCGAGGTCGAGCCGAATGCGATGACCGTGGCCACCGCCGATACGCACGGTCGTCCCTCGGCGCGCACCGTGCTGCTGAAGGCGTTCGACGAGCGTGGCTTCGTGTTCTACACCCACCTGGACAGCCACAAGGGGCGGGAACTGCAGGCCAATCCCCAGGCTGCGCTGTTGTTCCTGTGGCGCAGCCTGCGCGAGGCCGGCATCCAGGTACGCATCGAAGGCCGCGTCGAGCAGGTCGCCGATGCTGAGGCCGACGCCTATTTCGCCAGCCGGCCGCGCATGAGCCAGATCGGCGCCTGGGCTTCGCAGCAGTCGAAGACGCTGGCAACGCGCGAGGAATTCGACGCGCGCGTGGCCGAGGTCGAAGCGCGCTTCCAAGACAAGGACGTGCCGCGCCCGCAGGGCTGGAGTGGCCTGCGCGTGGTGCCCGACCGCATCGAGTTCTGGTACGGCGCGCAGTTCCGCCTGCACGAACGCTGGTGCTATGAAGCCGGCGCCGAAGGGCACTGGAGCAAGCGCCTGCTGTATCCGTAA